The genomic DNA TGCCGGACATCCACCGGCTCGCCAGCGACCTCCCGCACCCGCGGGCACTGCCGTACGAGCTGCAGTACGTCGGCGCGAACTGGTGGCGCTGGAGCGAGATGACCAGCCTCATCCGGGCCGCGGCCGACGCCCAGCCGCCGATCCGACGCATCCGCGTGTGCGGACGCTGGTGGACCGGCGACCCGCACCCCGTCCACCAGACGGCCACCACCAACGTGCCCGGCTGGATGCGGGATCACGGTGTCGAGGTGGCGCCACCCGTTCCGTTCGGGCACGTGGTCTCCGCCATGTCCCAGGCGGCGATCACGCCGGTACTGGCTCGTCCGCTGCTCTCGCGGATGGAGCTGCTGACCCCCCGCATGTTCGAAACCCTCGCCTCGGGCAGCATCCCCGCGCTCTGGCCGGACCTGGGCTACCTGTCCGCGCTCTACGGCGACGACGTGGAGCTCTTTCTGCTCGACGACGATCCGGCCGACAGCCTCGCCCGGATGATCCGTGAGCCGATCCGGTACCGCGAGCGGCTGGCGACCATCCAGCGCCGAGTACACGAACGCTTCAACTACCGCGCGGTTCTGGCGGAACTCATCCGGTTCACCCGATGATCCCTGAGAGGTCTGCTGTGTCCAACGTCCTGATCACCGGCATCACCAGCTGTGAGAGTCGCGGCGTCGAGGCCCTGGCCCGCTCCATCATCGAGCAGCTGAACACCGAAGGCCCCGGGGGAGGCGACAACGTCACCGTCCTCACCCAGACCCCGGTGCTCGACGCGGAATCCCTCGCCCCCACCAGCGCCCGTTGCGTGGCCGACCCGTTCGTCGTTTCCCGCTCCTGGCAGCAGATGCG from Streptomyces sp. MRC013 includes the following:
- a CDS encoding glycosyltransferase — encoded protein: MTTPRILFAGVFHWNAGSSHMIAEYARVASASGCEVGVSSQLSRLDGTVNGHLPLVDDISWATHLVLVFESRQFLSPEQRELCEAVPRQRRIIIDPDGHWGPYVTAGADDNAGADTIESWHKLYADLSDLILQPRMNERLPDGAEFFSYFGMPDIHRLASDLPHPRALPYELQYVGANWWRWSEMTSLIRAAADAQPPIRRIRVCGRWWTGDPHPVHQTATTNVPGWMRDHGVEVAPPVPFGHVVSAMSQAAITPVLARPLLSRMELLTPRMFETLASGSIPALWPDLGYLSALYGDDVELFLLDDDPADSLARMIREPIRYRERLATIQRRVHERFNYRAVLAELIRFTR